In Dromaius novaehollandiae isolate bDroNov1 chromosome 4, bDroNov1.hap1, whole genome shotgun sequence, a single genomic region encodes these proteins:
- the LOC135328145 gene encoding axoneme-associated protein mst101(2)-like — protein MRPSPKEPELSCEEPPLCSQQAPKEAQSQAGAAKKGKGETTKKGKGETTKKRERRNNKKKGKGETTKKRERRNNQKRERRNNKKKGKEKQQKKGEEKQQKNGKEKQQKKGKEKQQKKGKEKQQKKGKGETTKKRERRNNKKRKEKTTKKGKEKRKKGKEKQPKKGKGETTKKRERRNNQKKGKEKQQKKERKKNKKGKGKKKKRERRNNKKKGKEKQQKKGKGETTKKGKGETTKKRERRNNQKRERRNNKKKGKEKQQKRKEKRTKKGKGETTKKRERRNNKKKGKEKQQKRERRNNKKRERRNSKKRERRNNKKRERRNNKKRERRNNKKKGKEKQPKKGKGETTKKRERRNNQKKGEEKQQKRGKEKQQKKGKGETTKKRERRNNKKRERRNNKKKGKEKQPKKGKGETTKKGERRNNKKRERRNNKKRGKDKQQKKGKEKEKRERRNNKKGKGETTKKGKGETTKKRERRNNKKGKEKEQKKEGKRTKKGRGETTKKRERRNNKREGETTKKGKGETTKKRERRNNQKRERKKKEKGKGKRTKKGKEKKGRKKNKRERKEKQHKKMERKKKKRERKKKIGKGKRTKKGKEKEQKKGKGKRTKKGKGETAKKKGKEKQQKKGKGETTKKKGKEKQQKKEGETTKKRKEKQHKKKEGETTQKKGKEKQPKKGKGETTKKRERKKNKKRERRNNQKKEVQGVSGEAQHHHEPPQAPARPCPPRRAPRGPPRSALGLRHRHRGPAAASPGRAAPRGSA, from the exons ATGAGGCCGAGCCCTAAGGAGCCGGAGCTGAGCTGCGAGGAGCCCccgctgtgctcccagcaggctcccaaggaggcccagagccaggcgggcgcag caaaaaaagggaaaggagaaacaacaaaaaaagggaaaggagaaacaaccaaaaaaagggaaaggagaaacaacaaaaaaaaagggaaaggagaaacaaccaaaaaaagggaaaggagaaacaaccaaaaaagggaaaggagaaacaacaaaaaaaagggaaaggagaaacaacaaaaaaagggagaggagaaacaacaaaaaaatggaaaggagaaacaacaaaaaaagggaaaggagaaacaacaaaaaaagggaaaggagaaacaacaaaaaaaagggaaaggagaaacaaccaaaaaaagggaaaggagaaacaacaaaaaaaggaaagaaaaaacaacaaaaaagggaaaggaaaaaagaaaaaagggaaaggagaaacaaccaaagaaagggaaaggagaaacaaccaaaaaaagggaaaggagaaacaaccaaaaaaagggaaaggagaaacaacaaaaaaaggaaaggaaaaagaacaaaaaagggaaaggaaaaaagaaaaaaagggaaaggagaaacaacaaaaaaaagggaaaggagaaacaacaaaaaaaagggaaaggagaaacaacaaaaaaagggaaaggagaaacaaccaaaaaaagggaaaggagaaacaaccaaaaaagggaaaggagaaacaacaaaaaaaagggaaaggagaaacaacaaaaaaggaaagaaaaaagaacaaaaaaagggaaaggagaaacaacaaaaaaaagggaaaggagaaacaacaaaaaaaagggaaaggagaaacaacaaaaaagggaaaggagaaacaacaaaaaaagggaaaggagaaacagcaaaaaaagggaaaggagaaacaacaaaaaaagggaaaggagaaacaacaaaaaaagggaaaggagaaacaacaaaaaaaagggaaaggagaaacaaccaaaaaaagggaaaggagaaacaaccaaaaaaagggaaaggagaaacaaccaaaaaaagggagaggagaaacaacaaaaaaggggaaaggagaaacaacaaaaaaaagggaaaggagaaacaaccaaaaaaagggaaaggagaaacaacaaaaaaagggaaaggagaaacaacaaaaaaaagggaaaggagaaacaaccaaaaaaagggaaaggagaaacaacaaaaaaaggggaaaggagaaacaacaaaaaaagggaaaggagaaacaacaaaaaaaggggaaaggacaaacaacaaaaaaagggaaaggagaaagaaaaaagggagaggagaaacaacaaaaaagggaaaggagaaacaacaaaaaaagggaaaggagaaacaacaaaaaaaagggaaaggagaaacaacaaaaaaggaaaggaaaaagaacaaaaaaaggaaggaaaaagaacaaaaaaagggagaggagaaacaacaaaaaaaagggaaaggagaaacaacaaaagggaaggagaaacaacaaaaaaagggaaaggagaaacaaccaaaaaaagggaaaggagaaacaaccaaaaaagggaaaggaaaaagaaggaaaaagggaaaggaaaaagaacaaaaaaagggaaggaaaaaaaaggaaggaaaaagaacaaaagggaaaggaaggaaaaacaacacaaaaaaatggaaaggaaaaagaaaaaaagggaaaggaaaaagaaaatagggaaaggaaaaagaacaaaaaagggaaaggaaaaagaacaaaaaaaagggaaaggaaaaagaacaaaaaaagggaaaggagaaacagcaaaaaaaaagggaaaggagaaacaacaaaaaaaagggaaaggagaaacaacaaaaaaaaagggaaaggagaaacaacaaaaaaaggaaggagaaacaaccaaaaaaaggaaggaaaaacaacacaaaaaaaaggaaggagaaacaacacaaaaaaaaggaaaggagaaacaaccaaaaaaagggaaaggagaaacaaccaaaaaaagggaaaggaaaaaaaacaaaaaaagggaaaggagaaacaaccaaaaaaaggaagtgcagggcgtttcaggagaggcccagcaccaccacgaGCCACCCCAGGCACCGGCTCGGCCGTGCCcaccccgccgggcgccccgcggccccccacgctcagcgctggggctgcggcacagacaccgcggccctgccgcagcctccccgggcagagctgccccgcggggctcggcctgA